From the genome of Halomonas sp. 1513, one region includes:
- a CDS encoding xylulokinase, whose product MYIGVDCGTQSTKVVVVDVERGTILAEASRPHSLIEGDHGRREQDPGEWVSALRGALGEALCQAAIDPLAVRAIGVSGQQHGLVALDDQGEPVYPAKLWCDTETAAHNAALVEQLGGEAGCLDKLGLVLQTGYTASKLAWLREREPAAYRRIESLLLPHDYLNFWLTGERVTEAGDASGTGYFDTRARGWREDVFAAIAPELDHARVLPRIIEASEPAGTLRPALARELGLSPEVLVSSGGGDNMLGAIGTGNITPGLVTMSLGTSGTLCAYSPAPVIADSAMVANFCSSTGGWLPLICTMNVTSATTRVRELFGLDLATFGERIASAPVGAEGVTVLPFFNGERVPMLPEATASFLGLSGANVTQANLCRAVMEGATFGLRYGLDLFGSLAEGASQIRLIGGGAKSPVWRQMVADVTATPVICPEVTDAAALGAALQAAWCHQHAHGVTLEALCARLVHLDAGSLAEPEPGAVAAYREVYARYHRALAERHALAP is encoded by the coding sequence ATGTATATCGGGGTGGATTGCGGCACTCAGAGCACCAAGGTGGTGGTGGTCGACGTCGAGCGAGGCACGATCCTCGCCGAGGCCAGCCGGCCGCATTCGCTGATCGAGGGCGACCACGGCCGCCGCGAGCAGGATCCCGGTGAGTGGGTGTCGGCGCTGCGCGGCGCCCTGGGCGAGGCGCTGTGCCAGGCGGCCATCGACCCGCTGGCGGTGCGTGCCATCGGCGTCTCCGGCCAGCAGCACGGGCTGGTGGCGCTGGACGACCAGGGCGAGCCGGTCTATCCGGCCAAGCTGTGGTGCGATACCGAGACCGCCGCACACAATGCCGCCCTGGTCGAACAACTGGGCGGCGAGGCTGGCTGCCTCGACAAGCTCGGCCTGGTGCTGCAGACCGGCTATACCGCATCCAAGCTGGCCTGGCTGCGCGAGCGTGAGCCGGCGGCGTACCGACGCATCGAGAGCCTGCTGCTGCCCCACGACTATCTCAACTTCTGGCTCACCGGCGAGCGGGTCACCGAGGCCGGCGACGCCTCGGGTACCGGCTACTTCGACACCCGGGCGCGCGGTTGGCGCGAGGATGTGTTCGCCGCCATTGCCCCCGAACTCGACCACGCGCGGGTGCTGCCGCGCATCATCGAGGCCAGCGAGCCGGCCGGCACGCTGCGCCCGGCGCTGGCGCGCGAGCTCGGCCTGTCGCCGGAGGTGCTGGTATCGAGCGGCGGCGGCGACAACATGCTCGGTGCCATCGGCACCGGCAATATCACCCCGGGGCTGGTGACCATGAGCCTGGGCACCTCGGGTACGCTGTGTGCCTACTCACCGGCGCCGGTGATCGCCGACAGTGCCATGGTCGCCAACTTCTGCTCGAGCACCGGTGGCTGGCTGCCATTGATCTGCACCATGAACGTGACCTCGGCCACCACCCGGGTGCGCGAGCTGTTCGGCCTCGATCTTGCCACCTTCGGCGAGCGCATAGCCAGCGCCCCGGTGGGTGCCGAGGGCGTGACCGTGCTGCCGTTCTTCAACGGCGAACGGGTGCCGATGCTGCCGGAAGCCACGGCGAGCTTCCTCGGCTTGAGCGGTGCCAACGTCACCCAGGCCAACCTGTGCCGTGCGGTGATGGAGGGGGCGACCTTCGGCCTGCGCTATGGCCTCGACCTGTTCGGCTCGCTGGCCGAGGGGGCCAGCCAGATCCGCCTGATCGGCGGCGGCGCCAAGAGCCCGGTATGGCGGCAGATGGTCGCCGACGTTACCGCCACACCGGTGATCTGCCCCGAGGTCACCGATGCCGCGGCGCTGGGTGCCGCTCTGCAGGCGGCATGGTGCCACCAGCATGCCCACGGGGTGACGCTGGAGGCGCTGTGCGCGCGGCTGGTGCATCTCGACGCCGGTTCGCTGGCCGAGCCCGAACCGGGCGCGGTGGCGGCCTATCGCGAGGTTTATGCGCGCTACCACCGGGCGCTGGCAGAGCGCCACGCCCTGGCGCCTTGA
- a CDS encoding mannitol dehydrogenase — MTPLDSTTLPSLPAEVARPCYARGAVTAGIVHIGVGGFHRAHQAMYLDSLMNQGEALDWGIVGVGVMPGDKRMQQALAAQDHLYTLVVKHPDGRYEPRVIGSMIDYLFAPDDPEAVIERMADPAIRIVSLTVTEGGYNFHPVSGEFDLDNPQVRADLAAPSRPSTTFGLVVEALVRRRARGIAPFTVMSCDNIQANGDVAKRMFSAYAGTRDAELGEWLAAEVAFPNSMVDRITPVTAQADIDELAARFAVSDAWPVVCEPFTQWVLEDHFGAGRPAFERAGVQVVEDVEPYELMKLRLLNASHQALCYFGCLAGYRYAHEVCQDPLFVEFLLTYMREEGSPTLAPVPGVDLEQYRLTLIERFANPQIKDTLARLCAESSDRIPKWLVPVIREQLARGGEIRLSAAVVASWARYAEGIDEQGRPIEVVDRLKQPLMALAQRNREQPTAFIENPELFGDLAEQPRFREAYLASLASLHERGARATLEALVQWIGTA, encoded by the coding sequence ATGACACCCCTCGACTCCACCACGCTGCCCAGCCTGCCCGCCGAGGTGGCCCGCCCGTGCTACGCTCGCGGTGCCGTCACGGCGGGGATCGTGCATATCGGCGTGGGGGGCTTTCACCGCGCCCACCAGGCGATGTACCTGGATAGCTTGATGAACCAGGGCGAGGCCCTTGACTGGGGCATCGTCGGAGTCGGTGTAATGCCCGGCGATAAGCGCATGCAGCAGGCGCTGGCGGCCCAGGATCATCTCTATACCCTGGTGGTCAAGCATCCTGATGGCCGCTACGAGCCGCGGGTCATCGGCAGCATGATCGACTACTTGTTTGCGCCGGACGACCCCGAGGCGGTGATTGAGCGCATGGCCGACCCGGCGATCCGCATCGTCTCGTTGACCGTCACCGAGGGCGGCTACAACTTCCACCCGGTGAGCGGTGAGTTCGACCTCGACAACCCCCAGGTGCGTGCCGACCTCGCCGCGCCGAGCCGGCCGAGCACGACCTTCGGCCTGGTGGTGGAAGCGCTGGTGCGGCGTCGTGCCCGGGGCATCGCCCCGTTCACGGTGATGTCCTGCGACAATATCCAGGCCAACGGCGATGTCGCCAAGCGCATGTTCAGCGCCTATGCCGGGACTCGGGACGCTGAACTGGGCGAGTGGCTGGCCGCCGAGGTGGCGTTTCCCAACTCGATGGTCGACCGCATCACCCCGGTGACCGCTCAGGCCGACATCGACGAACTGGCCGCGCGCTTCGCCGTCAGCGACGCCTGGCCGGTGGTCTGCGAGCCTTTCACCCAGTGGGTACTGGAGGATCACTTCGGCGCCGGGCGGCCGGCCTTCGAGCGGGCCGGGGTGCAGGTGGTCGAGGACGTCGAGCCCTACGAGCTGATGAAGCTGCGGCTGCTCAACGCCAGTCACCAGGCGCTGTGCTATTTCGGCTGCCTGGCCGGCTACCGCTACGCCCACGAGGTGTGCCAGGACCCGCTGTTCGTCGAGTTCTTGCTCACCTATATGCGTGAGGAGGGCAGTCCCACCCTGGCCCCGGTGCCCGGGGTCGACCTCGAGCAGTATCGCCTGACGCTGATCGAGCGCTTCGCCAATCCGCAGATCAAGGACACCCTGGCGCGGCTGTGCGCAGAGAGCTCCGACCGCATCCCCAAGTGGCTGGTGCCGGTGATCCGCGAGCAGCTGGCCCGCGGCGGCGAAATCCGCCTCAGCGCGGCGGTGGTGGCGAGCTGGGCACGCTACGCCGAGGGCATAGACGAACAGGGCCGGCCCATCGAGGTGGTGGATCGTCTCAAGCAGCCACTGATGGCCTTGGCACAGCGTAACCGCGAGCAGCCGACCGCCTTTATCGAGAATCCCGAGCTGTTCGGTGACCTCGCTGAGCAGCCACGCTTCCGGGAAGCCTATCTTGCCAGTCTGGCATCGCTGCATGAACGCGGTGCACGCGCTACCCTCGAGGCACTGGTTCAGTGGATAGGGACGGCATGA
- a CDS encoding mannitol dehydrogenase produces the protein MGVSLCQNALACLHHRVTVPAYDRRRLAPGILHIGLGNFHRSHMAMYLERLFERGEALDWGIVGSGVMPADVTMRRRLQQQDWLSTIVDLEPGAISARVVGAMVDFVPVDARAITQALSDQRIRIVSLTITEGGYFLEPATGRFDADHPRILADAAAPAHPTTVFGMIVRALAERRAKGYPPFTVLCCDNLPGNGDVTRRAVVGMAQLIDPELAGWISREVAFPNSMVDCITPRTTQRERALVRRRFGIEDAAPVVCEPVRQWIVEERFSAGRPPLERVGVQFVDDVSHYETMKLRILNAGHASIAYVAALLGHRHVHDAVADADIRRWLLALQHREIIPALKVVDAVAYPRYLESVMTRFGNAEICDTVTRLCANGSTRQPKFILPAIRDALNLGLPIDGLALELALWCHYCRVAGEASQVPMISDPLALRLKAEARKAVRDPQAFLTIREVFHELADTPRLSAAFAGWLALIETQGVRGAIRTYAGQGAQSSSSRHTS, from the coding sequence ATGGGGGTATCGCTTTGCCAGAATGCGCTCGCTTGTCTTCATCACCGGGTGACGGTGCCGGCCTATGATCGCCGTAGGCTGGCACCGGGCATACTCCATATTGGGCTCGGCAATTTTCACCGCTCGCACATGGCGATGTACTTGGAGCGGCTGTTCGAGCGTGGGGAGGCCCTGGACTGGGGAATCGTCGGATCCGGGGTCATGCCGGCGGATGTCACGATGCGGCGGCGTCTGCAGCAGCAGGATTGGCTGTCTACCATCGTCGACCTCGAGCCGGGAGCGATCTCGGCTCGGGTCGTCGGCGCCATGGTCGACTTCGTGCCCGTCGACGCCAGGGCCATTACCCAGGCGCTATCTGATCAGCGCATCCGTATCGTCTCACTGACCATCACCGAGGGCGGTTACTTTCTCGAACCGGCGACGGGCCGCTTCGATGCCGACCATCCGCGAATCCTGGCCGACGCCGCCGCCCCGGCTCACCCGACGACCGTCTTTGGCATGATCGTACGGGCGCTGGCCGAGCGTCGGGCCAAGGGCTATCCGCCCTTCACTGTGCTCTGCTGTGACAATCTCCCCGGCAATGGCGATGTGACCCGTCGCGCGGTGGTGGGCATGGCGCAGCTCATCGACCCCGAGCTGGCTGGATGGATCAGCCGCGAGGTGGCGTTCCCCAACTCGATGGTCGACTGCATCACGCCGCGCACGACCCAGCGGGAGCGGGCCCTGGTAAGGCGTCGCTTCGGCATCGAGGATGCCGCCCCGGTAGTGTGTGAGCCCGTCCGGCAGTGGATCGTCGAGGAGCGCTTCAGCGCCGGTCGCCCGCCACTGGAGCGGGTTGGGGTGCAATTCGTCGATGACGTTTCTCACTACGAGACGATGAAGCTGAGGATTCTCAACGCAGGGCATGCCAGCATCGCCTACGTCGCCGCGCTGCTGGGGCATCGCCATGTGCATGACGCCGTGGCAGATGCGGATATCCGCCGCTGGCTCCTGGCCCTGCAGCACAGGGAGATCATTCCCGCCTTGAAGGTGGTCGACGCTGTGGCATACCCGAGGTATCTGGAGAGCGTGATGACGCGCTTCGGCAATGCCGAGATCTGTGACACCGTTACCAGGCTATGCGCCAACGGCTCGACGCGGCAGCCGAAGTTCATCCTGCCGGCCATTCGCGATGCACTGAATCTGGGATTGCCCATCGACGGGCTGGCGCTGGAACTGGCGCTGTGGTGCCACTACTGCCGGGTGGCCGGCGAGGCGTCGCAGGTTCCGATGATCTCGGACCCGCTGGCGCTGCGGCTTAAAGCAGAGGCGCGTAAGGCAGTGCGCGATCCTCAGGCCTTTCTGACGATCCGTGAGGTGTTTCACGAGTTGGCCGACACGCCCAGGCTATCGGCCGCTTTCGCCGGCTGGCTCGCGCTGATCGAGACACAGGGCGTGCGTGGGGCGATCAGAACTTACGCTGGCCAGGGCGCTCAGAGCTCCTCCAGCCGCCACACGTCGTAG
- a CDS encoding cyanase translates to MDKLEMRHTLLAAKARKQLSWDAIGSAVGMSPVWVASACYGMNSASHEVAHKLCDVLGVDSEAADALKAFPTKAWDEAIPQDPFVYRLYEVVGVYGETLKDVVQEKFGDGIMSAIDFTMEVDKVEDPKGDRVLLTLNGKFLPYRSW, encoded by the coding sequence ATGGATAAGCTCGAAATGCGCCACACCCTGCTCGCCGCCAAGGCGCGCAAACAGCTCAGCTGGGACGCGATCGGCAGCGCCGTCGGCATGTCACCGGTATGGGTCGCCTCGGCCTGCTACGGCATGAACAGTGCCAGCCACGAGGTCGCCCACAAGCTCTGCGACGTGCTCGGCGTCGACAGCGAGGCGGCCGACGCGCTCAAGGCCTTTCCCACCAAGGCCTGGGACGAGGCGATCCCCCAGGATCCCTTCGTCTATCGCCTCTATGAAGTCGTAGGCGTCTACGGCGAAACCCTCAAGGACGTGGTCCAGGAGAAGTTCGGCGACGGCATCATGAGCGCCATCGACTTCACCATGGAGGTCGACAAGGTCGAGGATCCCAAGGGCGACCGGGTACTGCTGACGCTCAACGGCAAGTTCCTGCCCTATAGGTCTTGGTAA
- a CDS encoding nucleoside/nucleotide kinase family protein — protein sequence MSQELHAIAQRIIAAAADAERFVVALAGPPGAGKSTLSEQLWQAIDAELSGQVVVVPMDGYHFDNAVLGAEQVPFKGAPHTFDIAGLHADLLRIRRADAAVAVPVFDRPLDLARAGGRIVALEHRIILVEGNYLLLDQAPWCDLAPLFDLSVMLEVDDDELERRLVERWRGMGQGPQAALDKARNKDMLNARLVKRHSRTPDLVWR from the coding sequence GTGAGCCAAGAACTGCATGCCATTGCCCAGCGCATCATCGCCGCCGCGGCGGATGCCGAGCGCTTCGTGGTCGCCCTTGCCGGCCCGCCGGGGGCCGGTAAGTCGACGCTGTCGGAGCAGCTGTGGCAGGCCATCGATGCCGAGCTGTCCGGCCAGGTGGTGGTGGTGCCGATGGATGGCTACCACTTCGACAACGCGGTGCTGGGCGCCGAGCAGGTCCCGTTCAAGGGCGCGCCACACACCTTCGACATCGCTGGCCTGCATGCCGACCTGCTGCGCATTCGCCGCGCCGACGCAGCGGTCGCGGTGCCGGTCTTCGACCGCCCACTGGACCTGGCCCGGGCCGGTGGGCGCATCGTCGCGCTGGAACACCGCATCATCCTGGTCGAGGGCAACTACCTTCTCCTCGACCAGGCGCCGTGGTGCGATCTGGCGCCGCTGTTCGACCTCAGCGTGATGCTAGAGGTCGACGACGACGAGCTCGAGCGACGTCTGGTGGAGCGCTGGCGGGGCATGGGCCAGGGCCCGCAGGCCGCACTCGACAAGGCGCGCAACAAGGACATGCTGAATGCCCGGCTGGTCAAGCGGCACTCGCGAACCCCCGACCTGGTCTGGCGCTGA
- a CDS encoding nitrate/sulfonate/bicarbonate ABC transporter ATP-binding protein has protein sequence MSHAFVEVQQAAKRFPGARDGDDLTVFENVSFQLEKGEFVCIIGHSGCGKSTIMNALAGLDQFSDGALVMEGKEIDGPGLERGVVFQNYSLLPWLSALENVRFGVRARWKEWSDAKVTEHSLAYLEMVGLKDVVNRKPAQLSGGMRQRVSIARAFATKPKLLLLDEPFGALDALTRGVIQDELIKIWSQDQQTVFMITHDVDEAILLADRIFLMTNGPEARIAEAVEIDLPRPRQRGEIVKHPHFYTIRNYLVDFLVNRSGELRTADLDRRGLHYPESVNPVERASTAADSPSASDGRAADADTTHDTLVSFTPKETHHG, from the coding sequence ATGAGTCACGCCTTCGTAGAAGTCCAACAAGCCGCCAAGCGCTTTCCCGGCGCCCGGGACGGCGACGACCTGACGGTGTTCGAGAACGTCAGCTTCCAGCTCGAGAAAGGCGAGTTCGTCTGCATCATCGGCCACTCCGGCTGCGGCAAGTCGACGATCATGAACGCCCTGGCCGGCCTCGATCAGTTCAGCGACGGCGCCCTGGTCATGGAGGGCAAGGAGATCGACGGCCCGGGCCTCGAGCGCGGCGTGGTGTTCCAGAACTACAGCCTGCTGCCGTGGCTGTCGGCGCTGGAGAACGTGCGCTTCGGCGTGCGCGCCCGCTGGAAGGAGTGGAGCGATGCCAAGGTCACCGAGCATAGCCTCGCCTATCTCGAGATGGTCGGCCTCAAGGACGTGGTGAACCGCAAGCCGGCGCAGCTCTCCGGCGGCATGCGCCAGCGGGTGAGTATCGCCCGCGCCTTCGCCACCAAGCCCAAGCTGCTGCTGCTCGACGAGCCGTTCGGGGCGCTGGACGCCCTGACCCGCGGGGTGATCCAGGACGAGCTGATCAAGATCTGGAGCCAGGATCAGCAGACGGTGTTCATGATCACCCACGACGTCGACGAGGCGATCCTGCTCGCCGATCGCATCTTCCTGATGACCAACGGCCCCGAGGCGCGTATCGCCGAGGCCGTCGAGATCGACCTGCCGCGGCCGCGCCAGCGCGGCGAGATCGTCAAGCATCCGCACTTCTACACCATCCGCAACTACCTGGTGGATTTCCTGGTGAACCGCTCCGGCGAGCTGCGCACCGCCGATCTCGACCGGCGCGGATTGCACTACCCCGAATCGGTCAACCCGGTCGAGCGCGCCTCGACCGCGGCCGACAGCCCCTCGGCTTCCGACGGCCGTGCCGCGGATGCCGACACCACCCACGACACCCTGGTCAGCTTCACTCCCAAGGAGACGCATCATGGATAA
- a CDS encoding aminoglycoside phosphotransferase, whose translation MEASLEELLASLALTPRGKLQAMSGGDIAAVYRLDTEQGAVVVKRDDAARLAGEADGLEALRAANSGLVVPEVLGQAGEWLVMEALHAARGGAGDARALGQGLRALHAHSAAEHGWPRDNACGLTPQPNAPLSDGRAFQRQRRLLPLAAACHERGLLGAGLRRRIETQAEGLECWLPDAPASLLHGDLWSGNVLYTPRGPALIDPAVYRHYPEVDLAMLTLFGAPGEAFFEAYWNGDAPADWPRREALFQLYPLLNHLLLFGAGYRGAVERAVARVETYQD comes from the coding sequence ATGGAGGCATCGCTGGAGGAACTGCTGGCGTCGCTGGCGCTGACGCCGCGGGGCAAGCTTCAGGCCATGTCGGGGGGCGACATCGCTGCGGTCTACCGGCTCGACACCGAGCAGGGCGCGGTGGTGGTCAAGCGCGATGACGCGGCGCGTCTGGCCGGCGAGGCCGATGGCCTCGAGGCGCTGCGCGCCGCCAACAGCGGCCTGGTGGTCCCCGAGGTGCTGGGTCAGGCGGGCGAGTGGTTGGTAATGGAGGCGCTGCACGCCGCTCGGGGCGGCGCCGGCGATGCCAGGGCGCTGGGCCAGGGGCTGCGGGCACTGCATGCGCACAGCGCAGCCGAGCACGGCTGGCCGCGCGACAACGCCTGCGGGCTGACCCCTCAGCCCAACGCGCCGTTGAGCGACGGGCGGGCGTTTCAGCGCCAGCGGCGCCTGCTGCCGCTGGCCGCCGCCTGCCATGAGCGCGGCCTGCTGGGCGCCGGCCTGCGTCGGCGCATCGAGACCCAGGCCGAAGGCTTGGAGTGCTGGCTGCCGGATGCCCCGGCCAGCCTGCTGCACGGCGACCTGTGGAGCGGCAACGTGCTGTATACCCCGCGCGGGCCGGCGCTGATCGATCCGGCGGTATATCGCCACTACCCGGAGGTCGACCTGGCCATGCTGACGCTGTTCGGCGCTCCCGGGGAGGCCTTCTTCGAGGCCTACTGGAACGGCGACGCCCCGGCCGACTGGCCGAGGCGTGAGGCGCTGTTCCAGCTCTATCCGCTGCTCAACCACCTGCTGCTGTTCGGCGCTGGCTATCGCGGCGCGGTTGAGCGGGCGGTGGCGCGGGTCGAGACCTATCAGGACTAG
- a CDS encoding D-tagatose-bisphosphate aldolase, class II, non-catalytic subunit: protein MQRSCHPGAAARRCRRDAVSHPLDEIVAANRRGEMCGIPSVCSAHPLVLEAAIERAQADATPLLVEATCNQVNQQGGYTGMTPADLRDRVLALAARRGLPEAQLILGGDHLGPSPWQAESAEAAMAKAEAMVAAYAAAGFTKLHLDASMPCADDPPALDDATVAARAARLARAAEQAAGERRDRLRYVIGTEVPVPGGAQEHLDSLAVTGTDELQRTLETHRQVFAAHGLSEAWQRVRGVVVQPGVEFGHTEVIDFVPAAAAELSAAIHAWPNLVFEAHSTDYQTPRAYRELVKGHFAILKVGPALTFALREALFALDHIALEAPAVAWKTPLRETLEVAMRVEPRYWQAYYEGSADEQRFARRYSLSDRSRYYWAQPEVAAAVEALFDALDAAAIPPTLISQYLPQQYQAIRRAELTADARALVRHHIDRTLGAYAEACVPPDLRIDGGYTAN from the coding sequence CTGCAGCGATCTTGCCACCCTGGAGCAGCGGCTCGCCGCTGCAGGAGAGACGCAGTGAGTCATCCTCTCGACGAGATCGTGGCCGCCAACCGGCGCGGCGAGATGTGCGGCATTCCCTCGGTGTGCTCGGCCCACCCGCTGGTGCTCGAGGCCGCCATCGAGCGAGCCCAGGCCGATGCCACGCCGCTGCTGGTCGAGGCGACCTGCAACCAGGTCAATCAGCAGGGCGGCTACACCGGCATGACGCCGGCCGACTTGCGCGACCGGGTGCTGGCCCTGGCGGCACGGCGAGGCTTGCCCGAGGCGCAGCTGATCCTCGGCGGCGACCATCTGGGGCCGTCGCCGTGGCAGGCCGAGTCCGCCGAGGCGGCCATGGCCAAGGCCGAAGCGATGGTGGCCGCCTACGCCGCGGCCGGTTTCACCAAGCTGCATCTCGACGCCAGCATGCCCTGCGCCGATGACCCGCCGGCGCTCGACGATGCCACGGTGGCGGCCCGGGCCGCGCGCCTGGCGCGTGCCGCCGAACAGGCAGCCGGAGAGCGGCGTGACCGGCTGCGCTATGTGATCGGTACCGAAGTGCCGGTGCCCGGCGGTGCCCAGGAACACCTCGACAGCCTTGCCGTGACCGGCACCGACGAGCTGCAGCGGACCCTCGAGACCCATCGCCAGGTGTTTGCCGCCCATGGGCTGAGCGAGGCCTGGCAGCGCGTGCGAGGGGTAGTGGTGCAGCCCGGGGTGGAGTTCGGCCATACCGAGGTGATCGACTTCGTGCCGGCCGCCGCCGCTGAGCTGAGCGCCGCCATCCACGCCTGGCCCAACCTGGTGTTCGAGGCCCACTCCACCGATTACCAGACGCCGCGCGCCTACCGCGAGCTGGTGAAGGGCCACTTCGCGATTCTAAAGGTGGGGCCGGCGCTGACCTTCGCCCTGCGCGAGGCGCTGTTCGCCCTCGACCATATTGCCCTGGAAGCGCCGGCGGTGGCGTGGAAGACGCCGCTGCGCGAAACCCTGGAGGTGGCCATGCGCGTCGAGCCGCGCTACTGGCAGGCCTACTACGAGGGGAGTGCCGACGAGCAGCGCTTCGCCCGTCGCTACAGCCTCAGCGACCGCAGCCGCTACTACTGGGCGCAGCCCGAGGTGGCCGCTGCGGTCGAGGCGCTGTTCGACGCGCTCGACGCGGCAGCGATACCGCCGACGCTGATCAGCCAGTACCTGCCGCAGCAGTATCAGGCGATCCGCCGCGCTGAGCTGACCGCCGATGCCCGCGCGCTGGTGCGCCACCATATCGACCGCACCTTGGGGGCCTACGCCGAGGCCTGCGTGCCCCCCGATCTGCGCATCGATGGCGGTTACACGGCGAACTAG
- a CDS encoding transaldolase: MTSTSQLDQLKRHSLVVADTGDLEAIRRYQPHDATTNPSLLLKACALPGYQELIDAELAAVKAEAVAHDIRLAHAVDRLAVAIGSEISGLVPGRVSTEVAARLSFDEEASVRKAHELIELYERRGVGRDRILIKLASTWEGIRAAERLEREGIQCNLTLLFSDAQAQACFDAGVFLVSPFVGRVTDWYKKETGRDYAPEEDPGVQFVRGVCERANRGGYETVVMGASFRTTGQVLALAGCPRLTISPALLEDLAASDGEVAPKVSMQPAANAAPSRKLDEVAFRWGHNQDAMANDKLAEGIRRFDEDQRTLEEKLAQRLGG, translated from the coding sequence ATGACGTCCACGAGCCAACTCGACCAGCTCAAACGCCACTCGTTAGTGGTCGCCGACACCGGCGATCTCGAGGCGATCCGCCGCTACCAGCCCCACGATGCCACTACCAATCCCTCGCTGCTGCTCAAGGCCTGCGCGCTGCCCGGCTACCAGGAACTGATCGATGCCGAACTGGCGGCGGTCAAGGCAGAGGCGGTCGCCCACGATATACGCCTGGCGCATGCCGTGGATCGCCTGGCGGTGGCGATCGGCAGCGAGATCAGCGGGCTGGTGCCGGGCCGCGTCTCCACCGAGGTGGCGGCGCGGCTGTCGTTCGACGAAGAGGCCAGCGTGCGCAAGGCCCACGAGCTGATCGAGCTGTATGAGCGCCGCGGCGTGGGTCGCGACCGCATCTTGATCAAGCTGGCCTCGACCTGGGAGGGCATTCGCGCCGCCGAGCGGCTGGAGCGTGAGGGCATACAGTGCAACCTGACCCTGCTGTTCAGCGATGCTCAAGCCCAGGCCTGCTTCGACGCCGGGGTATTCCTGGTCTCGCCCTTCGTGGGGCGGGTCACCGATTGGTACAAGAAGGAAACCGGCCGCGACTATGCACCCGAGGAGGATCCCGGGGTGCAGTTCGTACGCGGCGTTTGTGAGCGGGCCAATCGCGGCGGCTATGAGACGGTGGTAATGGGCGCGAGCTTCCGCACTACCGGCCAGGTGCTGGCGCTGGCCGGCTGCCCGCGGCTTACCATCTCGCCGGCGCTGCTCGAGGACCTGGCGGCAAGCGACGGCGAGGTGGCGCCCAAGGTGTCGATGCAGCCCGCCGCCAATGCGGCGCCCAGTCGCAAACTGGATGAGGTTGCGTTCCGTTGGGGCCATAACCAGGACGCCATGGCCAACGACAAGCTGGCCGAAGGGATTCGCCGCTTCGACGAGGATCAGCGTACGCTGGAGGAGAAGCTCGCCCAGCGGCTGGGAGGGTGA
- a CDS encoding NGG1p interacting factor NIF3, with protein MYKLAFFVPLDAAETVKEAVFETGAGRIGDYEACCFETRGRGQFRPLDGADPHIGAVGELEHVEELKVELVCADGVIQAAVAALKLAHPYEEPAYDVWRLEEL; from the coding sequence ATGTACAAACTGGCATTCTTCGTCCCGCTGGACGCCGCCGAGACGGTCAAGGAGGCGGTGTTCGAGACCGGCGCCGGGCGCATCGGCGACTACGAGGCGTGCTGCTTCGAGACCCGCGGCCGCGGCCAGTTCAGGCCGCTGGACGGCGCCGACCCGCATATCGGCGCGGTCGGCGAGCTGGAGCACGTCGAGGAGCTCAAGGTCGAGCTGGTCTGCGCGGACGGCGTGATTCAGGCCGCCGTGGCCGCCCTCAAGCTAGCCCACCCCTACGAGGAGCCGGCCTACGACGTGTGGCGGCTGGAGGAGCTCTGA